In Sphingomonas sp. SORGH_AS_0950, the following are encoded in one genomic region:
- a CDS encoding pirin family protein, translated as MFDDFLLRTLQPSTHDLGGFKVHRTLPNKERTMVGPFLFFDQMGPAQLAPGSGIDVRPHPHINLSTVTYLFDGALGHRDSLGTDLMIEPGAVNLMTAGHGIVHSERSPGETRPQGSILSGIQTWLALPEAQEEIDPAFEHIGAEALPVIQGQGAIARVIMGELWGERAPTTTYAGTIYADIALEPGGSIPIDASAEERAVYCALGEASLEGMPLEPQRLYILKPGIAATLRSESGGRVMLCGGDAFTTPRHVWWNFVSSRRERIEEAKRAWRAREFPTVPGDDAERIEIPEIPKTVSYP; from the coding sequence ATGTTTGACGATTTCCTGCTGCGCACGCTGCAACCGTCCACCCACGACCTGGGCGGGTTCAAGGTGCACCGGACGCTGCCCAACAAGGAGCGGACGATGGTCGGCCCCTTCCTGTTCTTCGACCAGATGGGCCCGGCGCAGCTGGCGCCCGGATCGGGGATCGACGTGCGGCCGCATCCGCATATCAACCTGTCGACCGTGACCTATCTGTTCGACGGCGCGCTGGGGCACCGCGATTCGCTGGGCACCGACCTGATGATCGAGCCGGGGGCGGTGAATCTGATGACCGCCGGGCACGGCATCGTCCATTCCGAACGCTCGCCCGGCGAGACGCGGCCGCAGGGGTCGATCCTGTCGGGCATCCAGACCTGGCTGGCGCTGCCCGAAGCGCAGGAGGAGATCGACCCCGCCTTCGAGCATATCGGGGCCGAGGCGCTGCCGGTGATTCAGGGGCAGGGCGCGATCGCGCGGGTCATCATGGGCGAGCTGTGGGGAGAGCGTGCGCCGACGACCACCTATGCGGGCACCATCTATGCCGACATCGCGCTGGAGCCGGGCGGGAGCATTCCGATCGACGCCTCCGCCGAGGAACGCGCCGTCTATTGCGCGCTGGGCGAGGCGAGCCTGGAGGGGATGCCGCTGGAGCCGCAGCGGCTCTATATTCTGAAGCCGGGGATCGCGGCGACGCTGCGCTCCGAATCGGGCGGGCGGGTGATGCTGTGCGGCGGCGATGCGTTCACCACGCCGCGCCACGTCTGGTGGAATTTCGTCTCCTCCCGCCGCGAACGGATCGAGGAGGCCAAGCGGGCCTGGCGCGCGCGGGAGTTTCCGACCGTGCCGGGGGACGATGCCGAGCGGATCGAGATTCCGGAGATTCCGAAGACCGTCAGTTATCCGTGA
- a CDS encoding DNA gyrase inhibitor YacG codes for MTTCPICDKPTAADHAPFCSRGCKDRDLLQWLGEGYRIPVKENDEEGLDTGQSHP; via the coding sequence ATGACCACCTGCCCCATCTGCGACAAGCCGACCGCCGCCGACCACGCCCCCTTCTGCTCGCGCGGCTGCAAGGACCGCGACCTGCTGCAATGGCTGGGCGAGGGTTATCGCATTCCGGTCAAAGAAAATGACGAAGAGGGGCTGGACACGGGACAAAGCCACCCGTAA
- a CDS encoding ribonuclease, translating into MSEWLYEAGIGEARAALVADGRIVQAAIEPTATLTVGTVAEGRLVELLPGRQGRVTLAGGGEVLLLPVPKGMTQGSALTVIVTREAIPERGRAKLPKAQQAPDDATPAPGPDLRARIAATGLPVRELRAHQADDLEAAGWSELLDEAVTGEIGFGAGVLRMTPTPAMTLFDVDGSPPHEPLAIAAARAVAGAILRHGIGGSIGIDFPTLEGKGPRQAVAEALDAALPLPFERTAVNGFGFLQIVRPRPRASIPERLAIDPVGARARAILRQWEREPPGPAMVHRLPGPLYDRLMAQPDWRDECARRTGRPLQLERA; encoded by the coding sequence TTGTCTGAATGGCTCTATGAGGCCGGGATCGGCGAGGCACGCGCCGCGCTGGTCGCGGATGGCCGGATCGTCCAGGCCGCAATCGAGCCGACCGCCACCCTGACCGTCGGCACGGTGGCCGAAGGGCGGCTGGTCGAACTGCTCCCCGGCCGACAGGGCCGGGTGACGCTGGCGGGCGGCGGCGAGGTGCTGCTGTTGCCGGTGCCCAAGGGGATGACGCAAGGCTCCGCGCTGACCGTCATCGTCACGCGCGAGGCGATCCCCGAGCGCGGCCGCGCCAAGCTGCCCAAGGCGCAACAGGCCCCCGACGACGCGACGCCCGCCCCCGGCCCCGATCTGCGCGCCCGCATCGCCGCCACCGGCCTGCCGGTCCGCGAATTGCGCGCGCATCAGGCGGACGATCTGGAAGCGGCGGGCTGGTCCGAACTGCTCGACGAGGCGGTGACGGGCGAGATCGGCTTTGGCGCGGGCGTGCTGCGGATGACGCCGACCCCGGCGATGACGCTGTTCGATGTCGACGGCTCGCCCCCGCACGAGCCGCTGGCGATCGCGGCGGCGCGTGCGGTGGCCGGGGCGATCCTGCGCCACGGCATTGGCGGGTCGATCGGGATCGATTTTCCGACACTGGAGGGCAAGGGCCCGCGCCAGGCGGTGGCGGAGGCGCTGGATGCCGCGCTCCCCCTTCCCTTCGAGCGTACGGCGGTCAACGGCTTCGGCTTCCTCCAGATCGTGCGCCCGCGCCCGCGTGCCTCGATCCCCGAGCGGCTAGCGATCGACCCCGTCGGTGCCCGTGCCCGCGCGATCCTGCGCCAATGGGAGCGTGAGCCGCCCGGCCCGGCGATGGTCCACCGGCTCCCCGGCCCCCTTTACGATCGATTGATGGCCCAGCCCGACTGGCGCGACGAATGCGCGCGCCGCACGGGCCGCCCGCTGCAACTGGAACGCGCATGA
- a CDS encoding nucleoside triphosphate pyrophosphatase has protein sequence MPLVLASSSPRRRDLLARLGVVPDRVASPDIDEAPRAAELPRVYALRLAVEKAQAVERAEGEIVVAGDTTIALGRRILPPAETEAVQRKLLRLMSGRRHHALSAVCVIDATGKARTRLADTIVAFKPLSEDEIDAYVACGEGLGKAGGYAIQGRAEAFVRFLQGSHSGVIGLPLFETRALLKAAGLPLV, from the coding sequence ATGCCGCTCGTCCTTGCATCCTCCTCCCCGCGCCGCCGCGATCTGCTGGCGCGGCTGGGAGTCGTGCCCGACCGAGTCGCCTCCCCCGATATCGACGAAGCGCCGCGCGCCGCCGAGCTTCCCCGCGTCTATGCGCTGCGGCTGGCGGTGGAAAAGGCGCAGGCCGTCGAGCGTGCCGAGGGCGAGATCGTCGTCGCGGGCGACACCACCATCGCGCTGGGCCGCCGCATCCTGCCCCCCGCCGAGACCGAGGCGGTGCAGCGCAAGCTGCTGCGCCTGATGTCCGGACGGCGGCACCATGCGCTGTCGGCGGTGTGCGTGATCGACGCGACCGGCAAGGCGCGCACCCGGCTGGCCGACACCATCGTCGCGTTCAAGCCGCTCTCCGAGGACGAGATCGACGCCTATGTCGCGTGCGGCGAGGGGCTGGGCAAAGCGGGCGGCTATGCCATCCAGGGCCGCGCCGAGGCGTTCGTCCGCTTCCTGCAAGGGTCGCATTCGGGGGTGATCGGCCTGCCGCTGTTCGAGACCCGCGCCCTGTTGAAAGCCGCCGGGCTGCCACTTGTCTGA
- the infA gene encoding translation initiation factor IF-1: MAKEELLEMRGRVVELLPNAMFRVQLENDHEILGHTAGKMRKNRIRVLVGDEVLVELTPYDLTKGRITYRFK, from the coding sequence TTGGCCAAGGAAGAACTGCTCGAGATGCGCGGCCGCGTGGTGGAACTCCTCCCCAACGCGATGTTCCGCGTCCAGCTCGAGAATGATCACGAGATCCTGGGGCATACGGCAGGCAAGATGCGCAAGAACCGCATCCGCGTGCTGGTCGGCGACGAAGTGCTCGTCGAGCTGACGCCGTACGACCTGACCAAGGGCCGGATCACCTACCGCTTCAAGTGA
- a CDS encoding S9 family peptidase has protein sequence MTTGVTRMLGASVMTLALMSLTAMTQDQAAPPPTAASPSAAAAPVPVEAFAALPEFDSPALSPDGTRIAAKRAIDGKQYLMVAPLIKGQGKPALAALSDKVDVNWWRWVNDEWLVVGLGSQDTIRGEDYYVTRLIGIRADMTKMVRIDWENSGFRADELLWTARDGSTRILFAKQTGIYEMQDVYPSVYEADVATGRVKRIASGQTDVWDWYADGDGQLRMGVRYSDDTRQKSVLYRRSNAESFHTIARANGRKDESVLIPRIFRADGTALAIDDSDGYDALYEVTLPDLKLGRKLSSVTGYDIDGVIGNEAGNDISAIRYTDQSYHDAWTDPRIKELQGLIDKAVAPRRAEITSWDKVRNRFLVEVGGASQAGALYYWDIDYGTMQFLTWNNAQLRGRRLSPVRSVRYSARDGTSIEAILTLPRGKSDRNLPLIVLPHGGPFARDSESWDWWTQYLAELGYAVIQPNYRGSSGYGTAFARKGEGEWGLKMQDDLNDAVTYLAKEGIADPKRVCMVGASYGGYAAMRAAQRDGALYRCAISYAGVSDLQAMKRYDSRFLFSKTRADWLQKQAPDYHAVSPRFGAADMTIPLLIVHGKADKRVPVNQSRMMVAALKAAGKPVNYIEQPLADHHFTRAEDRLEFLKAMAAFLAKHNPA, from the coding sequence GTGACGACGGGTGTGACGAGGATGCTGGGCGCGTCGGTGATGACGCTTGCCCTGATGAGCCTGACCGCGATGACTCAGGACCAGGCCGCCCCGCCGCCCACGGCCGCCAGTCCGTCGGCGGCCGCCGCGCCCGTCCCGGTCGAGGCCTTTGCCGCGCTGCCCGAATTCGACAGCCCGGCCTTGTCGCCCGACGGCACCCGCATCGCCGCCAAGCGCGCGATCGACGGCAAGCAATATCTGATGGTCGCCCCGCTGATAAAGGGACAGGGCAAGCCTGCGCTGGCCGCGCTCAGCGACAAGGTCGACGTGAATTGGTGGCGCTGGGTCAATGACGAATGGCTGGTCGTCGGGCTGGGCAGCCAGGACACGATCCGGGGCGAGGATTATTACGTCACCCGCCTGATCGGCATCCGCGCCGACATGACCAAGATGGTGCGGATCGATTGGGAGAATTCGGGCTTCCGCGCCGACGAACTGCTGTGGACCGCACGCGACGGCAGCACCCGCATCCTGTTCGCCAAGCAGACCGGCATCTACGAGATGCAGGACGTCTATCCGTCGGTGTACGAGGCGGATGTCGCGACCGGGCGGGTCAAGCGGATCGCCTCCGGCCAGACCGATGTGTGGGACTGGTATGCCGATGGTGACGGCCAGTTGCGCATGGGCGTGCGCTATAGCGACGACACCCGGCAGAAGAGCGTCCTCTATCGCCGGTCCAATGCCGAATCGTTCCACACCATCGCACGCGCCAATGGCCGCAAGGACGAATCGGTGTTGATTCCGCGCATCTTCCGCGCCGACGGCACCGCACTCGCGATCGATGACAGCGACGGCTATGACGCACTCTACGAAGTCACGCTTCCCGACCTGAAGCTGGGCCGCAAGCTCAGCAGCGTCACCGGCTATGACATTGACGGGGTCATCGGCAACGAAGCGGGCAACGACATTTCCGCCATCCGCTATACCGACCAATCCTATCACGACGCCTGGACCGATCCGCGGATCAAGGAATTGCAGGGTCTGATCGACAAGGCCGTCGCGCCGCGTCGCGCCGAGATCACCTCCTGGGACAAGGTGCGGAACCGCTTCCTGGTCGAAGTCGGCGGCGCGTCCCAGGCGGGCGCACTCTATTATTGGGACATCGATTACGGGACCATGCAGTTCCTGACCTGGAACAATGCGCAGTTGCGCGGGCGGCGCCTCTCCCCGGTGCGCAGCGTCCGCTATAGCGCGCGCGACGGCACGTCGATCGAGGCGATACTGACATTGCCGCGTGGCAAGTCGGACAGGAACCTGCCGCTGATCGTGCTGCCCCATGGCGGGCCGTTCGCCCGCGATTCGGAAAGCTGGGACTGGTGGACCCAGTATCTGGCGGAGCTGGGCTATGCCGTGATCCAGCCCAATTATCGCGGCTCCTCCGGCTATGGCACCGCTTTTGCCCGCAAGGGAGAAGGCGAATGGGGCCTGAAGATGCAGGACGACCTCAACGACGCGGTCACCTATCTCGCCAAGGAAGGCATTGCCGATCCCAAGCGGGTCTGCATGGTCGGCGCCTCCTATGGCGGTTATGCGGCCATGCGCGCGGCACAGCGCGACGGAGCGCTGTATCGCTGCGCCATTTCCTATGCGGGCGTCTCCGACCTTCAGGCGATGAAGCGCTACGACTCGCGCTTCCTGTTCAGCAAGACGCGCGCCGACTGGCTGCAGAAACAGGCACCCGACTATCACGCGGTGTCGCCGCGTTTCGGCGCCGCCGACATGACGATCCCGCTGTTGATCGTGCACGGCAAGGCGGACAAGCGCGTGCCCGTCAACCAGTCGCGGATGATGGTCGCGGCGCTGAAGGCGGCGGGCAAGCCGGTCAATTACATCGAACAACCGCTGGCCGACCACCATTTCACCCGCGCCGAGGACCGGCTGGAATTCCTGAAAGCCATGGCCGCCTTCCTGGCCAAGCATAACCCGGCCTGA
- the thiL gene encoding thiamine-phosphate kinase — MTEAEFIAALRRMPLHPGARGLIDDSAVLTAAPLVVTTDTLVEGVHFLPHDPPADVAWKLVATNLSDLAAKGALVEGVLLNYPLGDAAWDRAFLAGLDAVLTRFQARLIGGDTVTMRGPRTLTLTAFGRDAAAPSRDGAKAGDGLWVTGTIGDAGLGLAIAMKGDGPTALRDAYRRPVPRLAEGRALGPVVHAMMDVSDGLLIDAMRMAGASGLAVAINLDSVPLSAEARSHGGEDRAARLAAATAGDDYELLFALPPDTPPPVAATQVGQFGPGEGLRLFDAGGPVPLPARLGFEHAPSR; from the coding sequence ATGACCGAGGCGGAGTTCATCGCCGCGTTGCGCCGGATGCCGCTGCATCCCGGCGCGCGCGGGCTGATTGACGACAGCGCGGTGCTGACCGCCGCGCCGCTGGTCGTCACCACCGATACGCTGGTCGAGGGGGTGCATTTCCTGCCCCATGACCCGCCCGCCGATGTGGCGTGGAAGCTGGTCGCGACGAACCTGTCCGACCTCGCCGCCAAGGGGGCGCTGGTCGAGGGCGTCCTGCTCAACTATCCGCTGGGCGACGCCGCCTGGGACCGCGCGTTCCTCGCCGGGCTCGACGCCGTGCTGACCCGGTTCCAGGCCCGGCTGATCGGCGGCGACACGGTGACGATGCGCGGGCCCCGGACGCTGACGCTGACCGCCTTCGGCCGCGACGCCGCCGCTCCGTCGCGCGACGGGGCCAAAGCGGGGGACGGCCTGTGGGTCACCGGGACGATCGGCGATGCCGGGCTCGGTCTCGCGATCGCGATGAAGGGCGATGGCCCCACCGCCCTGCGCGACGCCTATCGCCGCCCCGTCCCGCGCCTGGCCGAAGGCCGCGCGCTGGGCCCCGTGGTTCATGCGATGATGGACGTGTCGGACGGCCTGCTGATCGACGCGATGCGCATGGCGGGCGCGAGCGGGCTGGCGGTGGCGATCAACCTCGACTCGGTCCCGCTCTCCGCCGAGGCGCGCAGCCATGGCGGCGAGGATCGCGCCGCCCGGCTGGCCGCGGCGACCGCGGGCGACGATTACGAACTCCTCTTCGCCCTGCCCCCCGACACCCCGCCCCCCGTCGCGGCGACGCAGGTCGGCCAGTTCGGTCCGGGCGAAGGCCTGCGCCTGTTCGACGCTGGCGGCCCGGTTCCCCTGCCCGCACGGCTTGGTTTCGAGCACGCGCCCTCGCGCTGA
- the nusB gene encoding transcription antitermination factor NusB, which translates to MTRPTARTQARAAARLAAVQALYQHDMEQTPLATLLHEFHNHRIGATIEDVEYADADIDFFDDIVKGVHARLGEIDRAIEDKLAKGWSLNRLDKPMKAILRAGTYELLARHDVPVGAVISEYVDVAHAFYEKRESGFVNGLLDAIAKVARA; encoded by the coding sequence ATGACTCGTCCCACCGCCCGTACCCAGGCGCGCGCCGCCGCGCGCCTTGCCGCCGTTCAGGCGCTTTATCAGCACGACATGGAACAGACGCCGCTGGCCACGCTGCTCCACGAATTCCACAATCACCGCATCGGCGCGACCATCGAGGATGTCGAATATGCCGATGCCGACATCGATTTCTTCGACGACATCGTGAAGGGCGTGCATGCCCGCCTGGGCGAGATCGACCGGGCGATCGAGGACAAGCTGGCCAAGGGATGGTCGCTGAACCGGCTCGACAAGCCGATGAAGGCGATCCTGCGCGCCGGCACCTACGAACTGCTCGCGCGGCACGACGTGCCGGTCGGCGCGGTCATCAGCGAATATGTCGACGTCGCCCACGCCTTTTACGAAAAGCGCGAATCGGGCTTCGTCAACGGCCTGCTCGACGCGATCGCCAAGGTCGCGCGGGCCTGA
- the aac(6') gene encoding aminoglycoside 6'-N-acetyltransferase translates to MIVAPAAPEHREGWLALRAALWGEEAGDPADLPEGDGNFVAMENGRVIGFAEAAVRRDYVNGCDGSPVLFLEGLYVDPGHRRQGVAGALVAAVADWGRAQGCAEFASDAELANTDSHAMHRALGFAETERVVYFRREL, encoded by the coding sequence ATGATCGTCGCGCCCGCCGCGCCGGAGCATCGGGAAGGATGGCTGGCGTTGCGGGCGGCGCTCTGGGGCGAGGAGGCGGGCGATCCGGCGGATTTGCCCGAGGGTGACGGCAATTTCGTTGCAATGGAGAATGGCCGGGTGATCGGCTTTGCCGAGGCGGCGGTGCGGCGGGATTACGTCAATGGCTGCGACGGCTCGCCGGTGCTTTTTCTCGAAGGGCTGTATGTCGATCCGGGCCATCGCCGCCAAGGGGTGGCCGGGGCGCTGGTCGCGGCGGTGGCGGATTGGGGCCGGGCGCAGGGCTGTGCCGAGTTCGCGTCAGACGCCGAGTTGGCCAATACCGACTCGCATGCGATGCACCGCGCGCTGGGGTTCGCCGAAACCGAGCGGGTGGTGTATTTCCGTCGGGAGTTGTGA